The genomic region TGTGGCATACGGCCGATCTGCAACATCTGTGATTTATCTTCGGCGCTTCTCCCGCTATTCCCATCCAATGCAGAAATTCATACTTCCCGTGGTAGCCCTGGCGGCGCTGGCCTCGTGCCGCTCCACCCAGCCGACGGCCCCCGGGGCCGGTGCTACCACCGTTTCTACCTCTACTTCCGCTCCCGTGCAATACCCCGAAACCCGGAAAGTCGACCACAAGGACGACTACTTCGGCACCTCCGTGGCCGACCCCTACCGCTGGCTCGAAGACCTCGACTCGCCCGACACCAAGGCTTGGGTGACGGCCGAAAATAAAGTGACCTTCGGCTACCTGGAGCAGATTCCGTTCCGCGACAAAATCCGGGAGCGGCTCACCAAGCTCTGGAACTACGAGAAATTCGGGATTCCGCAGCAGGAGGGCAGCCAGCTCTATTTCAGCAAGAACGACGGCCTGCAGAACCAGGCAGTGCTCTACACCCAGCAGGACGGTCAGGAAGGCCAGCCCGATCTGCTGCTCGACCCCAACAAGTTCTCGGCTGACGGCACCACAGCGCTGGCCGGCACCTACTTCTCGCCCGACCACCGCTACATGGCCTACGCCACCAGCGGCGGCGGCTCCGACTGGCAGAAGCTGAAAGTGCTCGACCTGAAAACCCGCCAGCCGCTCGCCGATGAGCTGCAGTGGGTGAAGGTATCGGGCGCGGCCTGGTACAAGGACGGCTTCTTCTACAGCCGCTACGACGCGCCGAAAAAGGGCGAAAACCAGCTTTCCGGCAAAAACGAGTACCACAAGGTGTACTACCACCAGCTCGGCAAGCCCCAGAGCGCCGACAAGCTGGTGTACGAGGACGCCAAAATGGCCCTGGGCTTCCGCACGGTGGGCACCACCGAGGACGAGCGGTTCCTGGTGCTCTACCTCACCGATGGCAAAGCCGACGGCAACCGCCTGCTGGTGCGCGACCTGACCGACCCCAAGCAGGCCAACAGCTTCACCACCATCATCAACAGCTACGACGACAACAACTCGGTGGTCGGCAACGTGGGCGGCCAGCTGCTGGTGCAAACCAACTACAAGGCCCCCAACTACCGGGTGGTGCTCATCGACCCCAAAAAGTCCCAGGAGGCCAACTGGAAAGAGGTGCTGCCCCAGACCGAGCAGAAGCTGGAAGGCGTAGACCACGTGGGCGGCTACCTGGTGGCCTCGTACCTGAAGGACGCCAGCAGCCTCATCAAAGTGTACACCGAGAAGGGCGAGTTCAAGCACGATGTGGCCCTGCCCGCCATCGGCACGGCCAGCGGCTTCGGCGGCAAGCGCGACTCGAAGTCGGTATACTACGCCTTCACCTCGTTCACGTACCCGACTACCATCTATAAGTACGACCTCGCCTCGAACACCAGCACCGTGTTCCGCGCCCCCACCGTGGACGTGAAGCCCGAGGACTACGTGACCACCCAGGTGTTCTACGCCAGCAAGGACGGCACCAAGATTCCGATGTTCATCACCCACAAGAAAGGCGTGAAGCTCAACGGCCAGAACCCGACCTACCTGTACGCTTATGGCGGCTTCAATATCTCGCTCACGCCGGGCTTCTCGGTGGCGCGCATACTGTGGCTGGAAAACGGCGGCATCCTGGCCATCCCGAACCTGCGGGGCGGCGGCGAATACGGCGAAAAGTGGCACCAGGCCGGCATGACGCCCAATAAGCAGAACGTGTTCGACGACTTCATTGCGGCCGCCGAGTACCTGAAAGTGCAGGGCTACACCAGCACCGAGAAGCTGGCCATGGCCGGCGGCTCCAACGGCGGCCTGCTGGTGGGCGCCACCATGACCCAGCGCCCCGACCTGTGCGGCGTGGCCTTCCCGGCCGTGGGCGTGATGGACATGCTGCGCTACCAGAAGTTCACCATCGGCTGGAACTGGGCCCCCGAGTACGGCACCAGCGACAACTACGCGCAGTTCCAGAACCTCTACAAGTTCTCGCCCCTGCACACGCTGAAGGCCGGCACCACCTACCCCGCCACCATGATTACCACCGCCGACCACGACGACCGGGTGGTGCCCGCGCACTCCTTCAAGTTTGCCGCCGCGTTGC from Hymenobacter canadensis harbors:
- a CDS encoding prolyl oligopeptidase family serine peptidase, with protein sequence MQKFILPVVALAALASCRSTQPTAPGAGATTVSTSTSAPVQYPETRKVDHKDDYFGTSVADPYRWLEDLDSPDTKAWVTAENKVTFGYLEQIPFRDKIRERLTKLWNYEKFGIPQQEGSQLYFSKNDGLQNQAVLYTQQDGQEGQPDLLLDPNKFSADGTTALAGTYFSPDHRYMAYATSGGGSDWQKLKVLDLKTRQPLADELQWVKVSGAAWYKDGFFYSRYDAPKKGENQLSGKNEYHKVYYHQLGKPQSADKLVYEDAKMALGFRTVGTTEDERFLVLYLTDGKADGNRLLVRDLTDPKQANSFTTIINSYDDNNSVVGNVGGQLLVQTNYKAPNYRVVLIDPKKSQEANWKEVLPQTEQKLEGVDHVGGYLVASYLKDASSLIKVYTEKGEFKHDVALPAIGTASGFGGKRDSKSVYYAFTSFTYPTTIYKYDLASNTSTVFRAPTVDVKPEDYVTTQVFYASKDGTKIPMFITHKKGVKLNGQNPTYLYAYGGFNISLTPGFSVARILWLENGGILAIPNLRGGGEYGEKWHQAGMTPNKQNVFDDFIAAAEYLKVQGYTSTEKLAMAGGSNGGLLVGATMTQRPDLCGVAFPAVGVMDMLRYQKFTIGWNWAPEYGTSDNYAQFQNLYKFSPLHTLKAGTTYPATMITTADHDDRVVPAHSFKFAAALQAANSGPRPQLIRVDVNAGHGAGKSTKLQIEEWADVWSFAFHSMGVNPYGK